A part of Perognathus longimembris pacificus isolate PPM17 chromosome 16, ASM2315922v1, whole genome shotgun sequence genomic DNA contains:
- the LOC125364768 gene encoding uncharacterized protein LOC125364768, protein MERDGAQAAEIASYFFPALHVPCEPPPGNSVLQARCQDPASLPVPKEQDAEEPKRRKGGWPRGKKRKPPRDLSVPRAPTTGYVIFLNEQRRQLRAAHPDLPFTEITKLLAAQWAQLAQEKKQRYVEEADEDKQRYLRELQAYKRSEAYRAFLRRRAAHRALGGLGTPGSELEHQDLDLSAVDEDESSDLYCRTCSQFFSSLHNKKEHLLGRQHLHNLTGGFKRGSSEHSRLAQPCEEGEGQPHPSGAEAGEEAESPAMLQRAGGGLIPETSFASLDMCFWQEFIFKLLRLKDAELRELRRALARAAAEQEALQRQLAEYQRHQQRLEVELAGLRTYGALLGKELESLHLVSMLSHFSVPGMDAGNAGPRGDATPLH, encoded by the exons ATGGAGCGGGACGGTGCCCAGGCAGCGG AGATCGCCAGTTACTTCTTCCCAGCCCTGCACGTGCCGTGTGAACCACCCCCCGGGAACTCCGTGCTCCAGGCCCGCTGCCAGGACCCGGCATCTCTGCCTGTGCCCAAGGAGCAGGACGCAGAGGAGCCAAAG agaaggaaagggggctggcccaGAGGCAAGAAGAGGAAGCCCCCTCGGGACCTGTCTGTGCCTCGTGCGCCCACCACAGG GTACGTGATATTCCTGAATGAACAGAGACGCCAGCTGCGCGCCGCCCACCCCGACCTGCCTTTCACGGAGATCACCAAGCTGCTGGCTGCTCAGTGGGCACAGCTGGCGCAGGAGAAAAAGCAG agGTACGTAGAGGAGGCGGACGAGGACAAGCAGCGCTACCTTCGGGAGCTGCAGGCCTACAAGCGCTCCGAGGCTTACCGGGCCTTCCTTCGGAGGCGGGCGGCCCACAGGGCGCTGGGCG GACTGGGGACCCCTGGCAGTGAACTTGAGCACCAGGACCTCGACCTGTCAGCAGTGGAC GAGGACGAGAGCAGCGACCTCTACTGCCGCACCTGCAGCCAGTTCTTCAGCTCGCTGCACAACAAGAAGGAGCACTTACTGGGCAGGCAGCACCTGCACAACCTCACAG GAGGATTCAAGAGGGGCTCCTCGGAGCACTCAAGGCTTGCCCAGCCctgcgaggagggggaggggcagccgcATCCGAGTGGAGCGGAGGCCGGAGAGGAGGCCGAGAGCCCCGCCATGCTCCAGCGGGCCGGCGGAGGCCTGATTCCCGAGAcgagctttgcatccctggacaTGTGCTTCTGGCAGGAGTTCATCTTTAAATTGCTGAGAC TCAAGGACGCGGAGCTCCGAGAGCTGCGGAGGGCGCTGGCGAGGGCCGCGGCGGAGCAGGAGGCCCTGCAGAGGCAGCTGGCCGAGTACCAG AGGCACCAGCAgcggctggaggtggagctggcgGGCCTCCGGACCTACGGCGCGCTCCTGGGGAAGGAGCTCGAGAGCCTGCACCTGGTGTCCATGCTGTCGCACTTCAGCGTGCCAGGGATGGACGCGG GAAACGCAGGCCCGCGCGGGGACGCCACGCCGCTCCACTGA
- the Wfs1 gene encoding LOW QUALITY PROTEIN: wolframin (The sequence of the model RefSeq protein was modified relative to this genomic sequence to represent the inferred CDS: inserted 1 base in 1 codon; deleted 1 base in 1 codon), with amino-acid sequence MASGTPPLSPSEPPPAPQQPQARARLNATASLEQEGDEAPRAGAGSGPGTGEASAPTVPTAPRSPQARSGEAAEGAGPGKGDMEIPFEHLLEKAKAGDPKAQTEVAKHYLRLASRADEELNSCSAVDWLLLAAKQGRREAVKLLRRCLADRKGITSENEAEVKQLSSETDLERAVRKAALVMYWKLNPKKKKQVAVSELLENVGQVNAQDGGAQPGPVPKSLQRQRRMLERLVSSESKNYIALDDFVEITKKYARGIIPTNLFLQDDEDEDDELAGKSPEDLPLRRKVMKYPLHAIMEIKEYLIELASKAGMHWLSTIVPTHHINALVFFFIISNLTVDFFAFFIPLVVFYLSFVSMVICTLKVFQDSKAWENFRSLTELLLRFEPNLDVEQAEVNFGWNHLEPYAHFLLSVAFVIFSFPLASKDCIPCSELAVVAVFFTVTSYMSLSSCAEPHARRALLTEVAAGLLSLLPSVPADGHFLKALGRPLCTVPVGRLVVLNVSVPLLLYVYLLYLLFRMAQLRGFKGTYCYLVPYLVCFMWCELAVVLLLESSGLGLVRASVGYLLFLFALPVLVAGLTLVGAVQAARWLVSLDPGTVVASAALCSVPLLLRGWSRAGASAXGVARSLSRSSVVKLILVWLSAVVLFCWFYVYRSEGMKVYNSTLSWPQYSFLCGPRAWKETNMARTQILCSHLEGHRVTWTGRFKYVRVTDIDNSAESAINMLPFFVGDWMRCLYGEAYPACGPGPAPTAERELCRLKQLAKHPCHIKRFDRYKFEITVGMPLGGGPDGPRGPEDDDVTKDIVLRASSEFKDVLLGLRHGSLIEFSTILEGRLGSKWPVFELKAIGCLDGPARPAPARRHVKVERDWRGAVHGALAFAFDFFFFPFLSAA; translated from the exons ATGGCCTCCGGCACCCCGCCTCTGAGCCCCTCTGAGCCTCCGCCGGCCCCCCAGCAGCCCCAGGCTCGGGCCCGGCTCAACGCCACCGCCTCCTTGGAGCAGGAGGGGGACGAAGCACCCCGGGCCGGCGCCGGCTCCGGACCGGGCACTGGAGAAGCCTCCGCGCCCACCGTGCCCACCGCACCCCGCAGCCCTcaggccagaagtggagaagcCGCGGAGGGAGCCG GGCCTGGGAAGGGAGACATGGAAATCCCGTTTGAGCACCTCCTGGAGAAGGCCAAG GCCGGGGACCCCAAGGCGCAGACGGAG GTGGCCAAACACTACCTGCGGCTGGCCAGCCGCGCGGACGAGGAGCTCAACAGCTGCAGCGCGGTGGACTGGCTCCTCCTGGCGGCCAAGCAGGGCCGGCGCGAGGCCGTCAAGCTGCTGCGCCGCTGCCTGGCGGACAGGAAAG GCATCACTTCGGAGAACGAGGCGGAGGTGAAGCAGCTGTCCTCGGAGACGGACCTGGAGCGCGCCGTGCGCAAGGCCGCGCTGGTCATGTACTGGAAGCTCAACCCCAAGAAGAAGAAGCAGGTGGCCGTGTCGGAGCTGCTGGAGAACGTGGGCCAGGTCAACGCGCAAG ATGGAGGGGCCCAGCCGGGGCCCGTCCCCAAGTCCCTGCAGAGACAGCGGCGGATGCTGGAGCGCCTGGTCAGCAGCGAGT CCAAGAACTACATCGCCCTGGACGACTTCGTGGAGATCACCAAGAAGTACGCCAGGGGCATCATCCCCACCAACCTGTTCCTCCAGgacgacgaggacgaggacgacgaGCTGGCCGGCAAGAGCCCCGAGGACCTGCCGCTGCGCCGGAAG GTGATGAAGTACCCCCTGCACGCCATCATGGAGATCAAGGAGTACCTGATCGAGCTGGCGTCCAAGGCGGGGATGCACTGGCTGTCCACCATCGTGCCCACCCACCACATCAACGCGCTggtcttcttcttcatcatcagcAACCTGACGGTCGACTTCTTCGCCTTCTTCATCCCCCTGGTGGTCTTCTACCTGTCCTTCGTGTCCATGGTGATCTGCACGCTCAAGGTCTTCCAGGACAGCAAGGCCTGGGAGAACTTCCGCTCGCTCACCGAGCTGCTGCTGCGCTTCGAGCCCAACCTGGACGTGGAGCAGGCCGAGGTGAACTTCGGCTGGAACCACCTGGAGCCCTACGCCCACTTCCTGCTCTCGGTCGCCTTCGtcatcttctccttccccctGGCCAGCAAGGACTGCATCCCCTGCTCGGAGCTGGCCGTGGTCGCCGTCTTCTTCACCGTCACCAGCTACATGAGCCTGAGCAGCTGCGCCGAGCCCCACGCGCGGCGGGCCCTGCTCACCGAGGTGGCCGCCGGGCTGCTGTCCCTGCTGCCCTCCGTGCCCGCCGACGGGCACTTCCTGAAGGCGCTGGGCCGGCCCCTCTGCACCGTGCCCGTGGGCCGCCTGGTGGTCCTGAACGTCAGCGTGCCCCTGCTCCTCTACGTCTACCTGCTGTACCTCCTCTTCCGCATGGCGCAGCTGCGCGGCTTCAAGGGCACCTACTGCTACCTCGTGCCCTACCTGGTGTGCTTCATGTGGTGCGAGCTGGCCGTGGTCCTCCTGCTCGAGTCCAGCGGCCTGGGCCTGGTCCGCGCGTCCGTCGGCTACCTGCTCTTCCTGTTCGCGCTGCCCGTGCTGGTGGCGGGCCTCACGCTCGTGGGCGCGGTGCAGGCGGCCCGGTGGCTCGTGTCCCTGGACCCGGGCACGGTGGTGGCGAGCGCGGCCCTGTGCTCCGTGCCCCTGCTGCTGCGCGGCTGGAGCCGGGCCGGCGCGTCGG CGGGCGTGGCCCGCTCGCTGTCGCGCAGCTCCGTGGTGAAGCTCATCCTGGTGTGGCTGTCGGCCGTCGTGCTCTTCTGCTGGTTCTACGTGTACCGCTCGGAGGGCATGAAGGTGTACAACTCCACGCTGAGCTGGCCGCAGTACAGCTTCCTGTGCGGCCCGCGGGCCTGGAAGGAGACCAACATGGCGCGCACGCAGATCCTCTGCAGCCACCTGGAGGGCCACCGGGTCACGTGGACGGGCCGCTTCAAGTACGTGCGGGTGACCGACATCGACAACAGCGCCGAGTCGGCCATCAACATGCTGCCCTTCTTCGTGGGCGACTGGATGCGCTGCCTGTACGGCGAGGCCTACCCGGCgtgcggccccggcccc gcgcccacgGCCGAGCGCGAGCTCTGCCGCCTCAAGCAGCTGGCCAAGCACCCCTGCCACATCAAGAGGTTCGACCGCTACAAGTTCGAGATCACGGTGGGCATGCCGCTGGGGGGCGGCCCCGACGGCCCCCGCGGCCCCGAGGACGACGACGTCACCAAGGACATCGTGCTGCGCGCCAGCAGCGAGTTCAAGGACGTGCTGCTGGGCCTGCGGCACGGCAGCCTCATCGAGTTCAGCACCATCCTGGAGGGCCGCCTGGGCAGCAAGTGGCCGGTGTTCGAGCTCAAGGCCATCGGCTGCCTGGACGGCccggcgcgccccgcgcccgcccggcgCCACGTCAAGGTGGAGCGGGACTGGCGCGGCGCCGTGCACGGAGCCCTCGCCTTCGCCTTcgacttcttcttcttccccttcctgtcGGCCGCGTGA